A region from the Aphis gossypii isolate Hap1 chromosome 1, ASM2018417v2, whole genome shotgun sequence genome encodes:
- the LOC114127072 gene encoding complexin isoform X2, with translation MEEEREKMRQEIRDKYNIKKKEELPEPVQEEPANPLMRKKKTPEELAKEAEMEEEDEFTKLKNTIETQVNELKSQIESKCSVQ, from the exons ATGGAAGAGGAACGGGAGAAAATGAGACAAGAAATCCGAGATAAG TACAACATAAAGAAGAAAGAAGAATTACCCGAACCGGTACAAGAAGAGCCCGCCAATCCGTTGATGCGCAAAAAGAAAACGCCCGAAGAGTTGGCCAAAGAGGCAGAAATGGAAGAAGAGGACGAATTTACGA AGTTGAAGAATACCATCGAAACACAAGTGAACGAACTCAAATCTCAAATTGAGAGCAAGTGCAGTGTTCAATAA